Below is a window of Candidatus Zymogenaceae bacterium DNA.
AAGGATGCGTCGGTTCGGGATTCCCTGCCCCCGCCGATTTGGAGCCGATAACGCCGTCCGGGCCGCCGGCGGCGGGAACGACCGCGGCCCGTGCAACATTGGCAAAGCCGCGGCGCCGTTCACACAGGCAAAAAAGGGACGTGTCATCGGGAGCTTCCCGATGAGCCGCCGTGAGTCGGCCTCGTCAATTCCTTGCGGATCCCTGAATCTTCCCTTTTTTTATTTTTGAAGCCAATACGTCATAACGGCGTATATCGACTTGAACATGGATACGAAAAATTTCATCGACCGTTGGAATATAAAGAACCCCGAACGATACGGCGTGCATTTCGGCCCGTACGAAAACGGCCGTTTCAAGAAAACCCGTCTGGTGTCCTTCTGGCTCATGGTACACGTTGTCATGAGGGTGGTCACCTGTTTTTATCGATCCTCCCGGGTGAACATCGTGGGAGGTGAGCTGGAATCTCGTCTCATGGCCGAGCACAAAGGCGTTCTCTACGCCCACTGGCACCGCTACGCCCAGTATTATTTTTTCTACGCCGCGGGAAAAAGACACGTGATCATGAGCAGCCACAAGGACAGCGGAGAGGTGGGGGCGCGCACCATGGCCCATGTGGGGATCCTGACCGTCCGGGGATCGTCCAGGAAGAAAAAGAGCGACGGCCGGATCAAGGAAAAGGGGGGAAGAGACGCCCTGTCCGCCATGGTCGACCTGATTCGAAACGAGGGGTTCTCTGCGGGTCTGACGGTGGACGGCCCGTCGGGGCCGGAGCTTCGTCTGAAACCGGGGATCGTGCGCCTCGCCAGAGAGACCGGGGCGCCGATCCTTGTGCTGACGGCCGCCTCCAGGCCGAAGTTCCGCCTTCCCACCTGGGACCGCATGTGGATGCCCGCGCCGTTTTCCCGAATACATTTTTTCCTATCGGGACCCTTTTTCGTCCCCCCC
It encodes the following:
- a CDS encoding DUF374 domain-containing protein — encoded protein: MDTKNFIDRWNIKNPERYGVHFGPYENGRFKKTRLVSFWLMVHVVMRVVTCFYRSSRVNIVGGELESRLMAEHKGVLYAHWHRYAQYYFFYAAGKRHVIMSSHKDSGEVGARTMAHVGILTVRGSSRKKKSDGRIKEKGGRDALSAMVDLIRNEGFSAGLTVDGPSGPELRLKPGIVRLARETGAPILVLTAASRPKFRLPTWDRMWMPAPFSRIHFFLSGPFFVPPDADDDEMERIRSIIEEHMRKRAECARLYFSDSHARVALSSVPKTSEKQTI